A region of Chelonia mydas isolate rCheMyd1 chromosome 7, rCheMyd1.pri.v2, whole genome shotgun sequence DNA encodes the following proteins:
- the LOC122466564 gene encoding transcription initiation factor TFIID subunit 4-like isoform X2, protein MGQNRPKVRGARAGGLPGALPPPPALLPGHGLPPGRAQSTPLRPLSPLPPIAAYCPLPPPHGPALFPRPAPPHFNGPADPSWVQSQGSGFTEANPAPTLPAGARTLTGEKIPGPRAPRARHSPTCRSQRCPGGLCAGVSGSGAGVGRARGEFPLEKRQAGAQEALMQVPDPGKQQRLSPGSQITRKQQRPGQSYAVSTCLCPPRLLLSAAAAPSCALSTSPDVAALTGPGGSLRLEAQDKKKGTVKETAEEGSKLQAAMNYKTTSLA, encoded by the coding sequence ATGGGGCAAAATCGGCCAAAGGTCAGAGGCGCGAGAGCAGGGGGTCTGCCTGGAGCCCTTCCCCCACCGCCTGCCCTTCTCCCTGGGCACGGCCTGCCTCCGGGCAGAGCTCAGTCCACGCCGTTGcgccctctctccccccttcctcccatcgCTGCTTAttgtcctctccccccaccccacgggCCCGCTCTCTTtccccgccccgctcctccccacttTAACGGCCCTGCGGATCCGAGCTGGGTGCAAAGCCAGGGCAGCGGCTTCACTGAGGCTAACCCAGCTCCGACCTTGCCCGCGGGAGCACGAACACTTACCGGGGAGAAGATCCCGGGGCCGCGAGCTCCCAGAGCCAGACACTCACCCACCTGCCGCTCCCAGCGCTGTCCCGGAGGCCTCTGCGCTGGAGtctccggctcaggggctggagtCGGCAGAGCCCGAGGCGAGTTCCCGCTGGAGAAACgccaggctggggcacaggaggctTTAATGCAGGTCCCCGACCCGGGGAAGCAGCAGCGGCTCAGCCCAGGCTCCCAGATCACACGGAAGCAGCAGCGTCCTGGGCAGAGCTACGCAGTATCGACCTGCCTTTGTCCTCCCCGGCTCCTGCTctcagctgctgcagccccttcCTGTGCCCTCAGCACCAGCCCGGATGTAGCAGCGCTGACTGGGCCAGGGGGCTCTCTCCGGCTGGAGGCCCAAGACAAGAAAAAGGGCACCGTTAAGGAGACCGCGGAGGAAGGGTCCAAGCTGCAAGCAGCCATGAACTATAAAACTACGTCTCTAG
- the LOC122466564 gene encoding transcription initiation factor TFIID subunit 4-like isoform X1, which produces MGQNRPKVRGARAGGLPGALPPPPALLPGHGLPPGRAQSTPLRPLSPLPPIAAYCPLPPPHGPALFPRPAPPHFNGPADPSWVQSQGSGFTEANPAPTLPAGARTLTGEKIPGPRAPRARHSPTCRSQRCPGGLCAGVSGSGAGVGRARGEFPLEKRQAGAQEALMQVPDPGKQQRLSPGSQITRKQQRPGQSYAVSTCLCPPRLLLSAAAAPSCALSTSPDVAALTGPGGSLRLEAQDKKKGTVKETAEEGSKLQAAMNYKTTSLVFCMECGHHYRT; this is translated from the coding sequence ATGGGGCAAAATCGGCCAAAGGTCAGAGGCGCGAGAGCAGGGGGTCTGCCTGGAGCCCTTCCCCCACCGCCTGCCCTTCTCCCTGGGCACGGCCTGCCTCCGGGCAGAGCTCAGTCCACGCCGTTGcgccctctctccccccttcctcccatcgCTGCTTAttgtcctctccccccaccccacgggCCCGCTCTCTTtccccgccccgctcctccccacttTAACGGCCCTGCGGATCCGAGCTGGGTGCAAAGCCAGGGCAGCGGCTTCACTGAGGCTAACCCAGCTCCGACCTTGCCCGCGGGAGCACGAACACTTACCGGGGAGAAGATCCCGGGGCCGCGAGCTCCCAGAGCCAGACACTCACCCACCTGCCGCTCCCAGCGCTGTCCCGGAGGCCTCTGCGCTGGAGtctccggctcaggggctggagtCGGCAGAGCCCGAGGCGAGTTCCCGCTGGAGAAACgccaggctggggcacaggaggctTTAATGCAGGTCCCCGACCCGGGGAAGCAGCAGCGGCTCAGCCCAGGCTCCCAGATCACACGGAAGCAGCAGCGTCCTGGGCAGAGCTACGCAGTATCGACCTGCCTTTGTCCTCCCCGGCTCCTGCTctcagctgctgcagccccttcCTGTGCCCTCAGCACCAGCCCGGATGTAGCAGCGCTGACTGGGCCAGGGGGCTCTCTCCGGCTGGAGGCCCAAGACAAGAAAAAGGGCACCGTTAAGGAGACCGCGGAGGAAGGGTCCAAGCTGCAAGCAGCCATGAACTATAAAACTACGTCTCTAG